A single genomic interval of Hyphomicrobium methylovorum harbors:
- a CDS encoding sulfite exporter TauE/SafE family protein, which yields MPEIDLHNLWPMIISGGFVVGFLVGMTGVGAGSLMTPFLITQIGVGAPLAVGTDLLFASITKASAAWPHHTFGNVNWRIVGWLALGSVPGSIAMLMFLSYFDLDTELMALVIKRSLIFALALSALAILIYPIITRRGADVVEPKEITLRRLPTLALGLVLGSVVTITSVGAGAIGVVVLTLLYPNLLTRRLIGTDIVHAVPLTLISGLGHMSIGNTSFGLLGLLLVGSIPGIALGSRLTGKLPDWLLRLFLSAILCFAAYQIWIHL from the coding sequence ATGCCGGAAATCGATCTGCACAATTTATGGCCCATGATCATATCGGGCGGTTTCGTGGTCGGGTTCCTCGTGGGAATGACAGGCGTCGGCGCTGGCTCGCTGATGACGCCGTTTCTCATCACGCAGATCGGCGTCGGCGCGCCACTCGCGGTTGGAACGGACCTGCTGTTCGCATCGATCACGAAGGCGTCCGCGGCTTGGCCTCACCACACATTCGGGAACGTCAACTGGCGCATTGTCGGATGGCTCGCGCTCGGCAGCGTGCCGGGCTCAATCGCGATGCTTATGTTTTTGAGTTATTTCGATCTCGACACCGAGTTGATGGCGCTCGTCATCAAGAGATCGCTCATCTTCGCGCTCGCGCTTAGCGCCCTTGCGATCCTGATCTATCCGATCATCACGCGTCGCGGCGCCGATGTTGTTGAGCCCAAGGAAATCACGCTCCGGCGGCTGCCGACGCTGGCGCTCGGGCTTGTTCTTGGATCTGTCGTTACGATCACATCAGTCGGCGCCGGGGCCATCGGCGTTGTGGTGCTCACGCTGTTATATCCGAATCTGCTGACACGCCGCTTGATCGGTACAGACATCGTTCATGCGGTACCGCTGACGCTGATCTCCGGCCTCGGGCATATGTCAATCGGGAATACCAGCTTCGGGTTGCTCGGCTTGCTTTTGGTCGGTTCGATCCCCGGCATTGCGCTCGGTTCACGGCTGACCGGCAAGCTCCCCGATTGGCTGCTGCGTCTCTTCCTTTCGGCAATTCTGTGCTTCGCGGCGTACCAGATCTGGATCCACCTCTGA
- a CDS encoding Do family serine endopeptidase has protein sequence MKKSTFGLAMAVLAALAVFTFGPADRFSFAQDKIPPPSRPAIQYSYAPIVRAAAPAVVNVYVRSRVQTFNTPFGNDPWFRRFFGEAFGQPSERVMSSLGSGVIVSPDGLIVTNSHVVKGRGETEIRVALSDKREFDAKVIAQDEKADIAVLKIENGDGKFQFLQFDDSDSLEVGDLVLAIGNPFGVGQTVTSGIVSALSRSEMAESDSQVFIQTDAAINPGNSGGALVDMSGRLVGINTMIYSQTGGSVGIGFAIPSNLVRVYAESAAQGRKVERPWIGAKLEAMSHDIAEGLGLKRVSGAVVTRLYDKGPAADAGLNAGDVITNVDGVEVADARAVYYRLATRGIGQTAKLVVIRNGSNVDISLPLIAAPKPGKNDARNLSGNNPLDGARISNILPSVADELSIDQTDGVAIVSVRNGSVAQNLGFQPGDIIVSIQGKNITNVLDAETAVATRQRVWQVSVKRGARVLQLQVPG, from the coding sequence ATGAAGAAATCGACGTTCGGCTTGGCGATGGCCGTGCTGGCCGCGCTCGCGGTTTTCACCTTCGGTCCGGCCGATAGATTTTCGTTTGCGCAGGACAAGATCCCGCCGCCTTCGCGTCCGGCAATACAGTATTCGTACGCTCCGATCGTGCGCGCCGCTGCGCCCGCAGTCGTCAACGTCTACGTCCGCAGTCGCGTGCAAACGTTCAATACGCCATTCGGCAATGACCCGTGGTTCCGCCGCTTCTTCGGCGAAGCATTCGGGCAGCCGTCCGAGCGTGTGATGAGTTCGCTGGGTTCGGGCGTCATCGTCAGCCCGGATGGTTTGATCGTCACGAACTCGCACGTCGTCAAAGGCCGGGGCGAAACGGAAATTCGTGTCGCGCTGTCGGACAAACGCGAGTTTGATGCCAAGGTGATCGCGCAGGACGAGAAGGCGGATATCGCCGTTCTGAAGATCGAGAATGGCGATGGAAAATTCCAGTTTCTGCAGTTCGATGATTCCGACAGCCTTGAGGTCGGCGATCTCGTTCTCGCAATCGGCAATCCATTCGGCGTCGGTCAAACGGTGACGAGCGGCATCGTCTCGGCGCTTTCGCGATCCGAGATGGCGGAATCCGATAGCCAGGTCTTCATTCAAACGGACGCTGCGATCAATCCCGGTAACTCCGGCGGCGCGCTGGTCGATATGTCGGGCCGCCTCGTCGGCATCAACACGATGATCTATTCGCAGACGGGCGGCTCGGTCGGCATCGGCTTCGCAATTCCCTCAAACCTCGTTCGCGTTTACGCCGAAAGCGCCGCGCAGGGCCGCAAGGTGGAACGCCCATGGATCGGCGCGAAGCTCGAAGCCATGTCGCACGATATCGCCGAAGGGCTGGGTCTGAAGCGTGTCAGCGGCGCAGTCGTCACACGCTTGTACGATAAGGGTCCCGCGGCTGATGCTGGTTTGAATGCGGGCGACGTCATCACCAACGTCGATGGCGTCGAAGTGGCGGACGCACGCGCCGTCTACTACCGCCTTGCAACGCGCGGCATCGGGCAGACTGCGAAACTCGTAGTGATCCGCAACGGTAGCAACGTCGATATTTCGTTGCCGCTGATCGCGGCGCCGAAACCGGGAAAGAACGATGCGCGTAACTTGTCCGGAAATAATCCTCTCGACGGCGCACGTATCTCAAACATTCTGCCATCGGTCGCGGATGAACTCAGCATCGACCAGACGGACGGCGTCGCCATCGTTTCGGTACGCAACGGGTCCGTAGCGCAGAACCTCGGCTTCCAGCCGGGCGACATCATCGTATCGATCCAAGGGAAGAACATCACGAACGTGCTCGACGCCGAGACGGCCGTGGCGACGCGGCAGCGCGTTTGGCAGGTGTCCGTAAAGCGTGGAGCGCGCGTGCTGCAGCTTCAGGTGCCCGGCTAA
- a CDS encoding SDR family oxidoreductase — translation MSDRPPVVVTGSTGLVAKHIIAELVKRGHAVRATLRRMEKADDVRRAVKRLGGEAAQLEFVVADLEQRAGWDEAVAGSQIVIHTASPFPMAQPDNPEDVIRPARDGTLRVLEAATRAAVQRFVLTSSSVAIFYGRDLPSDHIYSEADFTDETRTDLTPYIKSKTIAEKAAWDFVQKNAAAPQLAVINPGFVQGPAPDADLSTSHELYRLMARGVYPAAPRIRFPVADVRDVALAHAEATERPDAAGNRFLVGSGQLTLFELGRILAREYPELSSKVPKFELPDAAVRALAYVDKRMRTILPELGATKDYTNAHVTSALGLRLRDADEAATAAVRSLRDLRLI, via the coding sequence ATGTCCGATAGACCTCCTGTCGTCGTCACCGGCTCGACCGGGCTTGTCGCCAAACACATCATCGCCGAACTCGTAAAACGCGGACATGCCGTTCGCGCCACGCTGCGCCGGATGGAGAAGGCCGACGACGTCCGGCGCGCTGTGAAGCGCCTCGGCGGCGAGGCAGCTCAGCTTGAATTCGTCGTCGCGGATCTTGAGCAACGGGCCGGTTGGGATGAAGCCGTCGCCGGCAGCCAGATCGTCATTCACACGGCGTCGCCCTTTCCGATGGCGCAGCCAGACAATCCCGAAGACGTTATACGGCCCGCACGCGACGGCACACTCCGCGTGCTGGAAGCGGCGACGCGAGCAGCCGTGCAGCGCTTCGTGCTGACGTCGTCGTCCGTCGCGATTTTTTACGGCCGCGATTTGCCGTCCGATCACATCTATTCCGAAGCCGACTTCACCGACGAGACGCGCACCGACCTGACGCCCTATATCAAGTCGAAGACGATCGCCGAGAAGGCCGCATGGGACTTCGTACAGAAGAACGCGGCTGCGCCTCAACTTGCGGTGATCAATCCTGGCTTTGTGCAAGGTCCGGCGCCCGACGCGGATCTCTCGACGTCGCACGAACTCTATCGCCTGATGGCGCGCGGCGTTTATCCGGCGGCGCCCCGCATACGCTTTCCGGTAGCCGATGTGCGCGACGTCGCTCTCGCGCATGCCGAGGCCACAGAGCGCCCTGACGCCGCTGGAAACCGCTTTCTCGTCGGTTCGGGGCAGCTGACGCTCTTTGAACTGGGGCGCATCCTTGCCCGCGAGTATCCCGAACTCAGCTCCAAGGTGCCGAAATTCGAACTTCCCGATGCCGCCGTCCGCGCGCTCGCATATGTCGACAAACGGATGCGAACGATCCTGCCGGAACTTGGCGCGACAAAAGATTACACGAACGCGCACGTTACAAGCGCGTTGGGTTTACGCCTTAGGGATGCTGATGAAGCGGCGACCGCCGCTGTCCGATCATTACGAGACCTTAGGTTGATCTGA
- the rplQ gene encoding 50S ribosomal protein L17, with translation MRHKKLGRRFGRHVGHRQAMFSNMAAALIKHEQIVTTLPKAKDLKRVVDKYITLAKRGDLNSRRLAIARLRDEDMVKKLFDVLGPRYKTRNGGYTRVLKAGFRYGDASPRAVIELVDRDESVKGAEDKARHEAKVAEEAAAS, from the coding sequence ATGCGACACAAGAAGCTTGGCCGCCGCTTTGGCCGTCACGTTGGCCACCGCCAGGCAATGTTCTCGAACATGGCCGCCGCTCTCATCAAGCATGAGCAGATCGTGACCACGCTGCCGAAGGCGAAAGACCTGAAGCGCGTCGTCGATAAGTACATCACGCTCGCTAAGCGCGGTGATCTGAACTCGCGCCGTCTCGCCATCGCTCGCCTGCGCGACGAGGACATGGTCAAGAAGCTTTTTGACGTGCTTGGCCCGCGTTACAAGACCCGCAATGGCGGTTACACCCGCGTGTTGAAGGCTGGTTTCCGCTACGGCGACGCGTCGCCCCGCGCAGTTATCGAACTCGTCGATCGCGATGAGTCGGTGAAGGGCGCTGAGGACAAGGCCCGTCACGAAGCGAAGGTTGCTGAAGAAGCAGCAGCGAGCTGA
- a CDS encoding DNA-directed RNA polymerase subunit alpha, which translates to MNVLQKNWQDLIKPSKLDIQIGRDRSRIATVVAEPLERGFGMTLGNALRRVLLSSLQGAAVKTVQIDGVLHEFSSVPGVREDVTNIILNIKEIALRIHSEGVKRMVLKKEGAGPVTAGDIEASSEVEVLNPDHVICHLDQGASIRMEFTADIGKGYVASDRNRPEDAPIGLIPVDSLYSPVKKVSYKVENTREGQILDFDKLTMVVETDGSVRPEDAVALAARILQDQLAVFINFEEPKKAQEEQRHPELAFNAALLKKVDELELSVRSANCLKNDNIVYIGDLIQKTEAEMLRTPNFGRKSLNEIKEVLATMGLHLGMEVPNWPPDNIDELAKRFEDQY; encoded by the coding sequence GTGAACGTTCTCCAGAAGAACTGGCAAGATCTGATCAAGCCGTCGAAGCTGGACATCCAGATTGGCCGCGATCGCTCGCGTATCGCGACTGTCGTCGCAGAGCCGCTTGAGCGTGGCTTCGGCATGACGCTCGGCAACGCGCTGCGTCGCGTTCTGCTGTCGTCGCTGCAGGGCGCCGCCGTCAAGACCGTCCAGATCGATGGCGTACTGCATGAGTTCTCCTCCGTCCCCGGCGTTCGCGAGGACGTGACGAACATCATTCTGAACATCAAGGAAATTGCGCTCCGCATCCATTCGGAAGGCGTGAAGCGTATGGTGCTCAAGAAGGAAGGCGCAGGCCCTGTCACCGCTGGTGACATCGAGGCGTCGTCCGAAGTTGAAGTGCTGAACCCGGACCACGTTATCTGCCATCTCGACCAGGGCGCGTCGATCCGCATGGAGTTCACGGCCGATATCGGCAAGGGCTACGTCGCGTCAGATCGCAATCGTCCGGAAGATGCGCCGATCGGCCTGATCCCGGTCGATAGCCTCTACTCGCCGGTCAAGAAGGTTTCCTACAAGGTCGAGAACACGCGCGAAGGTCAGATTCTGGACTTCGATAAGCTGACGATGGTTGTCGAGACGGATGGTTCGGTCCGTCCGGAAGATGCTGTCGCGCTCGCCGCTCGTATCCTTCAGGACCAGCTCGCCGTCTTCATCAACTTCGAAGAGCCGAAGAAGGCACAGGAAGAGCAGCGTCATCCGGAGCTGGCGTTCAACGCTGCGCTTCTGAAGAAGGTCGACGAGCTCGAGCTGTCGGTTCGCTCGGCGAACTGCTTGAAGAACGACAACATCGTCTACATCGGCGACCTGATCCAGAAGACGGAAGCCGAGATGCTGCGCACGCCGAACTTCGGCCGCAAGTCGCTCAACGAGATCAAGGAAGTCCTGGCGACGATGGGGCTCCATCTCGGTATGGAAGTGCCGAACTGGCCGCCGGACAACATCGACGAACTCGCGAAGCGCTTCGAAGATCAGTACTAA
- the rpsK gene encoding 30S ribosomal protein S11, whose protein sequence is MAKEAARGKVKKREKKNITSGVAHVNASFNNTMITITDAQGNTIAWSSSGTKGFKGSRKSTPYAAQMAAEDAGKKAQEHGMKVLEVEVCGPGSGRESALRALQSVGFQITSIRDVTPIPHNGCRPRKRRRV, encoded by the coding sequence ATGGCAAAAGAAGCAGCGCGCGGCAAGGTCAAAAAGCGCGAGAAGAAGAACATCACGTCGGGCGTTGCGCACGTCAACGCGTCCTTCAACAACACGATGATCACGATCACCGACGCGCAGGGCAACACGATCGCTTGGTCGTCGTCGGGCACGAAGGGCTTCAAGGGCTCGCGCAAGTCGACGCCGTACGCCGCGCAGATGGCCGCTGAAGACGCGGGCAAGAAGGCGCAAGAGCACGGTATGAAGGTGCTCGAAGTTGAAGTCTGCGGTCCGGGCTCGGGTCGTGAATCGGCTCTCCGCGCATTGCAGTCCGTCGGCTTCCAGATCACGTCGATCCGCGACGTCACGCCGATCCCGCACAACGGTTGCCGCCCGCGCAAGCGCCGCCGCGTTTAA
- the rpsM gene encoding 30S ribosomal protein S13, whose amino-acid sequence MARIAGVNIPTGKRVEIALRYIHGIGPKFSKEICEKCGIPSDRRVNQLTDAEVLQIRESIDRDYTVEGDLRREVQTNIKRLMDLGCYRGLRHRKGLPVRGQRTHTNARTRKGKAVAIAGKKKATK is encoded by the coding sequence GTGGCCCGCATCGCAGGCGTCAACATTCCCACCGGCAAGCGCGTTGAAATCGCGCTCCGTTATATTCATGGCATCGGCCCGAAATTCTCGAAAGAGATTTGCGAAAAGTGCGGCATTCCTTCGGACCGCCGCGTGAATCAGCTGACGGACGCCGAAGTCCTGCAGATCCGCGAATCCATCGACCGTGATTACACGGTTGAAGGCGATCTTCGTCGTGAAGTGCAGACGAACATCAAGCGCCTGATGGATCTCGGTTGCTATCGCGGTCTTCGCCACCGTAAGGGCCTGCCGGTCCGCGGTCAGCGCACGCACACGAACGCCCGCACCCGCAAGGGCAAGGCTGTTGCGATCGCTGGTAAGAAGAAAGCGACGAAGTAA
- a CDS encoding adenylate kinase, with the protein MILMLLGPPGAGKGTQSQLISEKLGIPQLSTGDMLRAAVKAGTKVGLEAKKVMAEGGLVSDAIVIGIIADRISEPDCAKGFILDGFPRTLAQADALDELLKSKSRVIDCVIELKVDDTQLVDRIECRARETLAAGGTVRADDNAEALKTRLMAYYRETAPLIGYYFAHKLLKTVDGMAPIDKVGVQIDGILKEHQPA; encoded by the coding sequence ATGATCTTGATGCTGTTGGGTCCACCTGGCGCAGGCAAGGGGACCCAGTCTCAGCTGATCTCAGAGAAGCTCGGCATTCCTCAGCTCTCCACGGGAGACATGCTGCGGGCCGCCGTGAAAGCGGGCACGAAGGTCGGTCTGGAAGCAAAAAAGGTGATGGCCGAAGGCGGCCTGGTGAGCGACGCGATCGTGATCGGAATCATCGCTGATCGCATTTCCGAGCCAGACTGCGCCAAGGGTTTTATCCTCGACGGCTTTCCGCGCACGCTCGCTCAGGCGGACGCACTCGACGAACTTCTGAAATCCAAGAGCCGCGTCATCGATTGCGTCATCGAGCTGAAAGTGGACGACACGCAGCTGGTAGACCGCATCGAATGCCGCGCCCGGGAAACACTGGCCGCAGGCGGAACGGTTCGCGCCGATGACAATGCTGAGGCCCTCAAGACTCGCTTGATGGCCTACTATCGCGAGACGGCGCCGCTCATCGGCTACTATTTCGCGCACAAGTTGCTCAAGACGGTCGATGGCATGGCGCCAATCGACAAGGTCGGCGTTCAAATTGACGGTATTTTGAAGGAGCATCAGCCCGCTTAA
- the secY gene encoding preprotein translocase subunit SecY, which produces MVSAAEQLASNLNFKSFAKAEDLKRRLWFTLGAMIVYRLGTFIPLPGINPAAFAATFQSQAGGILGMFNMFSGGALERLAIFALNIMPYISAAIIMQLMQSISPKLEALKKEGEAGRKQINQYTRYLTVVLAALQAYGIAVGLEGSRNAAGAVVIDPGMFFRATTVITLVGGTVFLMWLGEQVTQRGVGNGTSLIIFAGIVAGLPGAVAQLFELSRTGSIAPAIVVFFLVMALAVIAVIVFFERAQRRLLVQYPKRQVGNKMFQGEASHLPLKLNPSGVIPPIFASSLLLLPITVAQFSAGQGPEWLNTTVAMLGSGQPLHLVIYASMIIFFTFFYTAVVINPKETADNLRKYGGFLPGIRPGEKTAEFIDYVMTRITVVGALYLAAVCVMPEILTAYAGIPLYFGGTSLLIVVSVTMDTVAQVQSHLIAQQYEGLIKKAKLRGARR; this is translated from the coding sequence ATGGTTTCCGCTGCCGAGCAGCTTGCTTCGAACCTCAACTTCAAGTCTTTTGCTAAAGCTGAAGATTTGAAGCGGCGCCTATGGTTCACCCTGGGCGCAATGATCGTTTATCGGCTCGGCACGTTCATTCCGCTGCCCGGTATCAATCCGGCGGCGTTCGCGGCTACCTTCCAATCGCAGGCTGGCGGCATCCTGGGCATGTTCAACATGTTCTCAGGCGGCGCGCTCGAACGCCTCGCGATTTTCGCCCTCAACATCATGCCGTACATCTCGGCCGCGATCATCATGCAGTTGATGCAGTCGATCTCGCCGAAGCTGGAAGCGCTGAAGAAGGAAGGCGAGGCGGGCCGCAAGCAGATCAACCAATACACGCGCTATTTGACTGTCGTGCTTGCAGCACTTCAGGCTTACGGCATTGCCGTCGGTCTTGAAGGATCGCGCAACGCGGCTGGCGCCGTCGTTATTGATCCTGGCATGTTCTTCCGCGCCACGACCGTTATCACGCTTGTTGGCGGTACGGTTTTCTTGATGTGGTTGGGCGAGCAGGTCACGCAGCGCGGTGTCGGTAACGGCACGTCGTTGATCATTTTCGCCGGCATCGTTGCGGGCCTTCCGGGCGCCGTCGCGCAGCTCTTCGAACTGTCGCGGACCGGATCGATCGCGCCTGCAATCGTTGTCTTCTTCCTCGTGATGGCACTGGCCGTTATCGCCGTCATCGTGTTCTTCGAACGCGCGCAGCGGCGCTTGTTGGTCCAGTATCCAAAACGCCAGGTCGGCAACAAGATGTTCCAGGGCGAGGCTTCGCATCTGCCGCTGAAGCTCAACCCGTCGGGCGTCATTCCGCCGATTTTCGCGTCGTCTCTTCTGCTTCTGCCGATCACTGTCGCCCAGTTCTCGGCCGGTCAGGGTCCGGAATGGCTCAACACGACCGTCGCGATGCTCGGCAGCGGACAGCCACTTCATCTCGTGATCTACGCGAGCATGATCATCTTCTTCACGTTCTTCTACACGGCCGTCGTCATCAATCCGAAAGAGACCGCCGACAATCTGCGGAAGTACGGCGGGTTCCTGCCCGGTATTCGCCCCGGTGAAAAGACGGCCGAATTCATCGACTACGTCATGACGCGAATTACGGTTGTTGGTGCCCTCTACTTGGCCGCGGTCTGCGTCATGCCGGAAATTCTCACCGCTTACGCTGGCATCCCGCTCTACTTCGGCGGCACGTCTCTTCTGATCGTCGTCAGCGTCACGATGGATACGGTTGCCCAGGTTCAGAGCCATCTGATCGCGCAGCAGTACGAAGGTTTGATCAAGAAAGCGAAGCTTCGGGGGGCGCGTCGATGA
- the rplO gene encoding 50S ribosomal protein L15, giving the protein MRLNGIKDNPGARKTRVRIGRGIGSGLGKMGGRGGKGQTARTGVAIGGFEGGQMPLHRRLPKRGFNKWRPADYNEINIGSLQQAIDDKRLDGSKPVDVASLVEAGLVRRPKDGLRLLGDGEIKAKIAITVNHATAKAKAAIEKAGGSVSVIEKKILAADEAKRKKSADKKAAQGKKPAAAKGDE; this is encoded by the coding sequence ATGCGGCTCAACGGCATTAAAGACAACCCCGGCGCGCGCAAAACGCGTGTTCGCATCGGTCGCGGTATCGGCTCGGGTCTCGGCAAGATGGGCGGCCGCGGTGGCAAGGGCCAGACCGCACGTACCGGCGTTGCCATCGGCGGCTTCGAAGGCGGTCAGATGCCGTTGCATCGTCGTCTGCCGAAGCGCGGCTTCAACAAGTGGCGCCCTGCGGATTACAACGAAATCAACATCGGCTCGCTGCAGCAGGCCATCGACGACAAGCGCCTCGACGGCTCCAAGCCGGTTGACGTCGCTTCGCTAGTCGAGGCCGGTCTGGTCCGCCGCCCGAAGGACGGTCTCCGTCTTCTTGGTGACGGCGAGATCAAGGCCAAGATCGCCATCACGGTCAATCACGCGACCGCCAAGGCGAAGGCCGCGATTGAGAAGGCTGGCGGCAGCGTCTCGGTGATCGAGAAGAAAATTCTCGCGGCCGACGAAGCCAAGCGCAAAAAGTCGGCCGACAAAAAGGCGGCTCAGGGCAAGAAGCCCGCTGCTGCAAAGGGCGACGAATAA
- the rpmD gene encoding 50S ribosomal protein L30, which yields MAAKKTITLQQVRSPARRPERQTATLIGLGLNKLGRTATLEDTPAVRGMLKKVQHLVEVVDGK from the coding sequence ATGGCCGCTAAGAAAACGATCACTCTGCAACAGGTGCGGAGCCCAGCTCGTCGCCCGGAACGGCAGACGGCGACTCTCATCGGGCTGGGTCTCAACAAGCTCGGCCGCACGGCAACCTTGGAAGACACGCCCGCCGTGCGCGGAATGCTGAAGAAGGTCCAGCATCTCGTCGAAGTCGTCGACGGGAAGTAA
- the rpsE gene encoding 30S ribosomal protein S5, producing the protein MARGPQRDRGREREERDSEFTDKLVHINRVAKVVKGGKRFGFAALVVVGDLKGRVGFGHGKAREVPEAIRKATEGAKRNLLRVPLRDARTLHHDSVGRHGSGKVVLRAAPAGTGIIAGGAMRAVFEMVGVHDVVAKSMGSTNPYNVVRATFDALKAQENPRAVAARRNKKVSDIVSRRRDGSAIEATAEG; encoded by the coding sequence GTGGCACGTGGACCCCAGAGAGACCGTGGCAGAGAGCGCGAAGAGCGCGACAGCGAGTTCACCGATAAGCTGGTGCACATCAATCGCGTCGCCAAGGTCGTCAAAGGCGGCAAACGGTTCGGCTTTGCCGCGCTGGTCGTCGTCGGCGATCTGAAGGGCCGGGTCGGTTTCGGCCACGGCAAAGCACGCGAAGTGCCGGAAGCGATCCGCAAGGCAACGGAAGGCGCCAAGCGCAACTTGCTCCGCGTTCCGCTGCGCGACGCACGTACGCTCCACCATGACAGCGTTGGCCGTCACGGATCGGGCAAGGTTGTTCTCCGCGCGGCACCGGCAGGTACCGGCATCATCGCTGGCGGCGCAATGCGCGCTGTCTTCGAAATGGTCGGCGTGCACGACGTCGTTGCCAAGTCGATGGGTTCGACCAACCCGTACAACGTCGTCCGTGCAACGTTCGACGCGCTCAAGGCACAGGAAAATCCCCGTGCTGTTGCAGCCCGGCGCAATAAGAAGGTATCTGACATCGTCTCGCGTCGTCGCGACGGTTCGGCCATAGAAGCGACGGCCGAAGGCTGA
- the rplR gene encoding 50S ribosomal protein L18: MAKVNDKYNNRRARVRRELKRAGNGRPRLSVHRTSEHIYAQVIDDVKGVTVAAASTLEKDVKGALKTGADKAAAAAVGKLVAERAVKAGVGEVIFDRGGFLFHGRVKALADAAREGGLKF; the protein is encoded by the coding sequence ATGGCTAAGGTCAACGACAAGTACAATAATCGCCGCGCGCGCGTTCGCCGTGAGCTGAAGCGCGCCGGAAACGGTCGTCCGCGGCTTTCCGTACATCGCACGTCTGAGCACATCTATGCTCAGGTGATCGATGACGTGAAGGGCGTAACGGTCGCCGCCGCATCGACACTCGAGAAGGACGTCAAGGGCGCGCTGAAGACCGGAGCCGATAAGGCCGCCGCAGCTGCCGTTGGCAAGCTCGTCGCTGAACGCGCCGTCAAGGCGGGTGTCGGCGAGGTCATCTTCGACCGTGGCGGATTCCTTTTTCACGGGCGCGTTAAGGCGCTCGCCGACGCCGCCCGCGAAGGCGGATTGAAATTTTAA
- the rplF gene encoding 50S ribosomal protein L6 yields MSRIGKKPVPVPSNVTATIDGQTVKVKGPKGELAFIVPDALKVQRTDEGIDISLIEDNKPARSKWGMSRTQVANLIKGVTDGYSQDLEIHGVGFKASMKGKDTLTLSVGYSHDVVLKIPAGVDVKVGGAKQELLNVSGIDKQAVGEVASVIRASRKPEPYQGKGVRYKGEYIFRKEGKKK; encoded by the coding sequence ATGTCGCGCATCGGTAAAAAGCCCGTTCCTGTTCCGTCGAACGTGACGGCGACGATCGACGGCCAGACCGTGAAAGTGAAAGGCCCGAAAGGCGAGCTGGCATTTATCGTGCCGGACGCTCTGAAGGTTCAGCGCACGGACGAGGGCATCGATATCTCGCTCATCGAAGACAACAAGCCCGCCCGCTCGAAATGGGGTATGTCGCGCACGCAGGTCGCGAACCTCATCAAGGGTGTGACGGACGGCTACAGCCAGGATCTCGAAATCCATGGCGTCGGCTTCAAGGCTTCGATGAAGGGCAAGGATACGCTCACGCTGTCGGTCGGCTACAGCCACGACGTTGTGCTGAAGATCCCGGCGGGCGTCGACGTCAAGGTCGGCGGCGCTAAGCAGGAACTGCTCAACGTTAGCGGCATCGATAAGCAAGCCGTCGGCGAAGTCGCATCCGTCATCCGCGCCTCGCGCAAGCCGGAGCCCTACCAGGGCAAGGGCGTCCGCTATAAGGGCGAATATATCTTCCGCAAGGAAGGGAAGAAGAAGTAG
- the rpsH gene encoding 30S ribosomal protein S8, whose protein sequence is MSVNDPLGDMLTRIRNAQMRRRPKVATPASNLRARVLDVLAEEGYIRGYSRVELKGELPQFEIELKYYNGQPAIREIERISKPGRRVYSPAKTIPTVANGLGVAILSTPKGVMSDSKAREANVGGEVICSIF, encoded by the coding sequence ATGTCCGTGAATGATCCATTGGGCGATATGCTGACTCGCATCCGGAACGCTCAGATGCGTCGCCGGCCGAAGGTCGCAACGCCGGCTTCGAATCTCCGCGCGCGCGTCCTCGACGTGCTTGCCGAAGAAGGCTACATCCGTGGCTATAGCCGCGTTGAACTCAAGGGCGAGCTCCCGCAGTTCGAAATCGAGTTGAAGTACTACAACGGCCAGCCCGCGATCCGCGAGATCGAGCGCATTTCGAAGCCTGGCCGTCGCGTTTACTCACCGGCGAAGACGATCCCAACCGTTGCAAACGGTCTCGGCGTCGCGATCCTCTCCACGCCGAAGGGCGTGATGTCGGATTCCAAGGCGCGCGAAGCCAACGTCGGCGGTGAAGTGATCTGCAGCATATTCTAA